DNA from Micromonospora nigra:
CCCGGGCGGCGGGACCGGCGGTCCGAACCCGCCGGGACCGCCGGGACCGCCGAACCCGCCGGGACCGCCGGGGCGGTCCGAGCCCGCCGGGGCCGGCGAGCCCGCCGACCTCCGAACACGGCGGAGGCCGCCGAGCATCAGCTCGACGGCCTGACCGTCAGATGTGCGCCCCGCCTCAGCGGCGGGACAGCGTCAGCGGTGCCCCTCCGGGCGCTGCCGCCACCGGTCCTCCATCCGATCCAGGAAAGACGGCCGCCGGCCCGCCGCGCGGCTGCGGGTGCGCCGACGACTCGTCGTGCCCCCCACCACGTGCAGGTCGGGTGACTGCGCCCGTCGGTGCGACTGCACCGCGAACGCGGCCGAGGCCAGCATGACAACGAATCCCGCCACTGCCAGTGGCGGAGTCTTGATCACCGCGCCATAGACCAACAACGCCAGGCCAGCGATGATCACGCCGGCAGCGACGAGCAGGCGACGCCGCGTGTGTAAACGCGGATCGCTGGCGCGCACGGCCGAGGCGAATTTGGGGTCCTCGGCAAGCGACCGCTCGATCTGCTCGAACAGCCGCTGCTCGTGCTCCGAGAGCGGCACGGCACTCCTCCCCGGTCACGTTGGTCGGCCCGGTCGGACCGACAGACCGTGGCAGCCATCCGGCTGCTTACCCGCAAGTCTACGAGGGCCTCCGCGTGTCGGAAAGCGGGACGACCTACGGCCGGGTCGGATTTTCGTTCCGGCGGGGGTCCCGGGCCCCGAGCAGACTCGCCGGACCTATGACGGACCGCCCGAAACGGGCAGCCGCCGCGTCGGCGGCGGCCTCCGCCTCACGCCAGCCACGCTCGGGCGCGCCGAGGGTGAGCTGTCGGGGCGTGTCGCCCACCCCGGACAGCCCCTCCACCCGTACGCCGACCAGCCGGACCGGTTCACCCGGGTCGAGCGCGGTGTAGAGGGCCCAGACCGTGTCGAAGATCTCCCGGGCGACGTCCGTGGACACGTCGAGGGTGCGGGATCGGGTGACCGTGCGGAAGTCGGTGAACCGCACCTTCACCGACACCGTCCGCCCCACCTGACCGCTCCGCCGCAACCGCGCTCCCACCTTCTCGGCGAGACCCAGCACCGCACGACGGATCTCGCCGGGGTCGACGACGTCCACGTCGAACGTCAGCTCCGCGCCGATCGACTTCTCCACCTGCTCCGGGGTGACCCGCCGCGGATCCCGCCCCGAGGCCAGCTCGTGCAGGTGGGCCGCCGCCGTGTCGCCGACGGCCCGGCGCAGCAGGCCGACCGGGGCCGCCGCCAGGTCGCCGACCGTGGTGAGACCCAGCCTGCGCAGCGTCT
Protein-coding regions in this window:
- a CDS encoding DNA polymerase IV, translated to MGRSQSLPRGDDPRFGPDADDTGCPILHVDMDAFFASVEVRQRPELRGRAVVVGGVGPRGVVSSASYEARRYGVRSAMPTARARALCPHAVYLPPDFARYTAASRAVMQIFRDVTPLVEPLSLDEAFLDVAGARRLFGSPATIARRIRERVEAEQRLTCSVGVAPSKFVAKLGSTRAKPDGMLVVPAGRVLDFLHPLPVAALWGVGERSAETLRRLGLTTVGDLAAAPVGLLRRAVGDTAAAHLHELASGRDPRRVTPEQVEKSIGAELTFDVDVVDPGEIRRAVLGLAEKVGARLRRSGQVGRTVSVKVRFTDFRTVTRSRTLDVSTDVAREIFDTVWALYTALDPGEPVRLVGVRVEGLSGVGDTPRQLTLGAPERGWREAEAAADAAAARFGRSVIGPASLLGARDPRRNENPTRP
- a CDS encoding DUF3040 domain-containing protein, encoding MPLSEHEQRLFEQIERSLAEDPKFASAVRASDPRLHTRRRLLVAAGVIIAGLALLVYGAVIKTPPLAVAGFVVMLASAAFAVQSHRRAQSPDLHVVGGTTSRRRTRSRAAGRRPSFLDRMEDRWRQRPEGHR